CTCCCCTAAGTCTAACTCAGACCCTGGCCTTTCGGAGAAGGCAAAGAGCCTGTTCCCTAGAGGCAAGGTACCCTCACGGTCATGGAatgcttctttctttcttccttctttctctGTCTGTTTGTTAAGTAAGTAGCGTCTTTTCCTTTCCCTGCGTGACTCTCTTCTATCAATTACACCTTCCTTATTTCTCTCTATCTTTCTCCTCCCCTCACACAATCAAAGGCCGAAATGCAAACACAACCTCCCTCccacttttattattattctatcagattcttttattttgtcctACCATCAATAGGTCACGTCACgtccctttcttttctttttaattcataGTTAACACGCGTGACCAAATTTTCTATTTAGTAATGCTACAATTAGATTACATTTTCTTAATTGAAAGACTTATAAGTTGTGTGGTTTGGCTAAATTGACCAAGTTCGTTGATTTACTTGTGCCAACGATTGGAACACTTTTTCATTGGGAGTTCCCTTTAATTTATTCTAAACTATAatataaaaggagaaaattatttttttaattgatgtGTTGGAAAGTTGAAGGGGAAGCTATAAGGATCATATATTCCACCTAAATTGAAGGAATTTCTGCCAAGTGTCATCACAAGGACTTTCTTCATTTCCCTAGTCAACCGAAGGGCTAGAAAgctccaaaaaaatatttgccCACGTAGGACCGTTAGCCGAAAAAAGCATAGCAAAGGCCACCTGCAGCAGCAAGGAGTGGACCGACAGTTAAAATTGGCGGctctatcttttttctttttttctcaagtTCGCATAATTCTGACATTTTTAATCTTCAATATCATGTGTGTTGACATTACTAGTAAAAAAATGTAGAAGTTTTCAGAAGgggtaaaaaaaagaaaatgaaaatacattCACATTATCAACAACGAAGAAAAAAAGCTCGTGATCATAAATACAAAGTCTAATAATTTTGGACCACGTGTAGATCTCTATTATTCATCCCTTCATAAATAAACATTGACTATAATAATTTACATTAATAAAAAAGTTCCTTATTTCTAGAATGCTCATTTCCTCACCGCTGCTCTAAGCCGACTTTCTTTAATTTGTGCACTGTTTAGAAGTAGGAAAGGGCAtcgtttattttttaattagggGCAGGGAAGGGGTAATGAGAGAGGAAATTAGAAGGTGGAGAATGGTACGTTATTAATAAAGTGAAAGTTTACGTAATTATTCAATTAAGTAAGATCGAAGTAATCATGTGTTACGTGTAATTTAGTAAATCAAACTTTAGAAAAACATAAGGACAAAAGAGAGAtgttaaaaaagtcacaaaCATTTAATGTAATTCGGTCAATTGATCTAATTCACAAAAGGCAATGAACATCCACAATATAGTCTTAAGAATTTTGAGAGTTTCGTTTAGAGGATAATTTATAAGACACTTGTGTCACCTCTTTTTTAAGTGAATTTTGTGAAGAAATACTATAGGACGGAGAGCATAATAAAAGGATCTGATCCACAAAAGGAAATGTATTTCCACAATGAATCATTAGAGTCGTGAATTTAacttttagggtgtgtttggtacgaagaaaaatgttttccatgaaaTTGAAGTCGTGAATTTAACCCATATTGGTTTGTTGACCAaacctatattggtgataggaCCTCTGTAAAATTGAAGTGTGTAATTGGAAATCCAAATGTAGGTTAGGGGgacatttgaccattttctcaaaaaaaattaaatacaaactCTGGGCTGTGTGGCAGTGGGGTggaaaataagaatttgaaaatattttttagaaacaaactttaatttttttggggggattggaggggaggggaggggtgtgaaaataaaatttgaaattggagatattttttaaaaacaaacttaaaatattttttttttagggaGGGGGGGTAGGGGCTGGCGGGGGTAGGGTGAGGGTATAAAAATTGTAATATGAAGTTGGAgaagagttttggaaaatgttttccttactttttgaaggaaagtcatttttcttaaatttgaggaaaatgagttgatttggaaaacattttacccaaccaaacatgagaaaattggaaaatattctccttcataccaaacacacccttaatgaTTATCAACATTTCGCTCCAACGTCTTCAACAATCGCCTGATTCaaagatttaacttttaaatgtaTGTACTCAAATATTATACTGTacgtaattattttattgtaccGCCCATGCCACTTACTCGTGTTctagaaattcaaataaatagcCTGACTTACTGGTGTGGTACTCAGATCTCCATTGTTCCCATTAGTTCATAAAGAAATATGGTATTGAACTATTGACCACAAAATTTTATGTCTTGAGTTTGATTCTCACGCAATCTTTGACCAGAAGGGTTATAACATTATAATAACCTTATAATGAAACTTTTTGACGCAAAACTCAATTTATTCAAATCTTTGAAGTAGATAAAAGatattgaatttgaaataaaaattaaagtacaCATGTTGtgtattcaacatatatatatatatatatatactagttttttcggcacgtgcgttgcacgggattaccaattcagaaaatatgtgTTATAGTAATTAGTATTTGCTNtttatttttttttaagaatcaaacaatataattttttaattaacatatgtattttttatcatattaatataaaaaaaaacacaactaaaAGGAACGGATGGCGGATGGAGTTATTAACTGATGCTCATGATGGCCACATGATACCCGCTGCTCCAAGTTGACTTTCtcagtgttttttttttcttgaaaaaatttgGATCATATTTCTCATAGGCCATGCTAAATTTTTCTATATTGTTTGTTTCTTACCTCCTTATACGCTTTGTATATAGGAGTAGGATTTAAGAGGGCGGTGGATCAAAGTTAAAaggaaatcaaaagattttttttgctcgtaattaataaattaagaagGAAAATGAATATTACTCATAGCTCACAATTTATTTACGTAATCAAATTCATTACTCTTCATCGGTTCATCCCGTGTTCACTTCACCAGGTAAAACCAGCAAACTCCGGATTTGGTGTATTATTATTGTCAGCATTAATTTCCAGTTAAAATTGTCAACAACGTAACTTGAACCGAAAGtccaaattaaaaattgttcACTGACATTTTGCAAAAACAGTTTCTGGCCTTTGCATTTACACAGTTTATTTATCCGAATCTCTCGAAAAGATACTAattaagagaaagaaagaattcAAGGATCTTCTTAATCTGTAACAACAATTTAATGGTAATTTGCATGATTACATGGACAGCTTGACAAGAGTATATATCGATCATGATCATTTATATCAACTCCAAATTTTAAGGATCTCTAAAATCACATGATgatatgaattattattatcGACGAGATCTTCTGTaccagaaaataaaaaaatcaagctGTCTCATCATAATTACCGAATTTGTTTGAATCAATTCACCGCCGTGGTGAAGTTGGAGGAACTGAAGAAGTCTGCAAAACATCACCAAAACCTCCTTCTCTAACATACTGAATGTACCTCGAGAATTCGGGCCTAGCTgttgccttcttcttcttcttcgtttcGAATAGACTGAATATCGGGTGAATTTTGCTCGCTTTTTTTGCCTCCTTATTCACTTGAGGACTCATCGGAAAATTCTGTTCCGGCGTCGTCACCTTTCTTGATGGACTAAAAAATTTAGCTGCCGAAACACTTCTGTTTCGGTTCAATTTTGGCTCTACTAGTGGAGTTGATGGTGCCTCCTCTTTAATCAATTCATCATATCCGCTATAATCTCTTCGTGTGCTCAGTGCTCTAAACATGGCTAAGCTAAATTAATTAACGAAACTCTCAGATCTATTGATAATACTATGatggaagaaagaagagaaatttAAGAGAAGAAAAATTGGTCCTACTGAGAAATGTTAATGTAACAATGAAGTAGTATTAAATAGTTTAGTTGGCTGGAAAGTGGAGTTATTTTAGTTGAGGTATTCTGACATTAATACGATATATggccttatttttcaaaatttgcaTACGCCTTATGAACTGCGAAGGttgaaatttctttttcatGGCGAAGCTAACAGCTAACTGTCTGACTTTTCCAGTAACAAAATCAACTAATTTAATGGAAGTGGGACCACatgaagagaagaaaataaaaggcCATAGAGTTAGCTTGCACTATGCGTTCTTCATTTATCTCTGGTTTAATGTTCGATATATGTTATAGAGTTatgataaatttaattttaactttgtgTAAGATCAATTTaagaaagattatttttttaataattttttttttaattcaaagttcaaaatgaaaatcaaaacctttttagattttttattttttttcatcttatcaCAATTTCTATTAGTATCGCGCATGCTAAGGAAGATGTTGCCACTTGACACCACATGCATCTATATCTAATGAAGGGTCAACTAATGCTTGGATATACTAAGGTCTGGGActatttattttgagttttttactgttaaaaaaagaaaattgggtATGATAAATTGACTAGCCGAAAAGCAGACATGTTTGAATGAGTACGCTCATGAAATTGAAAAGTGGATAAATTAATAGTGTAATTGATTAGCCAATAATCGACATGTTTGAATGAGTATGCCCCTTTTAGAAAAAGCAGGAAACTGGATTAGTAGTTTGTTCctttcaactttattttaagtAAATATTACTAATGTATTTCCTTTAGTTTTAAATTAGAGACATTTTCTTCCTTCTAACCAAGCAATACATTATTCAAATTATGgtttttaattcattcaaaGACTAAACAGAGgtctaattttaatatttttcattttttcttactTCTGTTAAGAAATTCACTTAATAGTTTATTGAGAACCCATAAAAACACAAAATTCTGAATCTATTTATAAGTTGAACAGTTAGAGAAGTTATTCGGAAGAAATAAGATAAAACAAGTTTGCATTATGACGTATATTTACACGTACACTTCATTACAATTGAATATCATGCTCATCAGCTCCAAATTGTCAAGTTCCGTAAGACCATATATAGTAAAccaatttataaaataaaaaatcaatgatCGTCTTAATTAATTCTGTACCACAAAATCCaaattaacatattttaaatcaCTAATTAACTGCAGCCAAGATGGTTTTGTAGGAATTAAGTAGTCGTCTGCAAAACATCTCCAAAACCTCCCTCTCTAAGATACTGAATGTACCTTGAGAATTCAGGCCTAGCAGTtgccttcttcttcctcttcgtTTCGAATAGACTAAATATCGGATGAATCTTGCTCACTTTTTTTGCTTCCTTTACCTGAGCACTTGCACGAAAATTGTCCTCAGATGTGACCTTCTTTGATGAAGAGCTAAAGAATTTAGCAGCAGCAGGAACTGTTCTGTTTCTGCTCAATTTAGGCATTCCCAATATTGGAGCACTAGCCTCCTCCTCATCTTCCTTATTCAATACTCCGTATCCTCTGTAGTCCCTTCGTGTACTCATTGCTCTAAACATGGCTTAGATTTAATTATTTGGTGTATAAGTTACAAAAAGTGAAACAGCACCCAAATTTCTTGAATTATAGGCTGCTTAAAATGAAGGAAGAGATTGAgagatgaagaaaataaaacatactATGTGTTATATAGGAGTAGTAGTTAGGTTGGGGCTTATTTAATTGTGGTCTCACCTTTCAAAAATTGCGTGTTCGCACGTGGTTCCTTAAAGGCTTTGAAAGTCTATTGCTGAAGAAAGCTGGAACTTTCCTTGTTTTGACTTCTCctcataaatatttattatatagtgaTACTCTGACCATAATATatggaagaaaaaaacaaacaatttaataaaaataattgaagtgTATCCGTAGACCTTCCTAATTCTAACAAGGCATGCTatgaaaatgtattttttaGTAGATGTTAAAtatagtatttttaattttagtttctgtatatttcttttcattgattgaaaataaCTAAAGTGGATAAACATTACTTTCTCCGTCCATTGGAATTTTGAGAATCAATTTAGTATCTATTATatgcttttaaaatattataagttgttaattattgtaatttataatatttttgaattaatttttaaattttagttgaaaaacttaaaatttttatgtttgcatTGAGTATTAAAATTTAGAAGTCTAAATCTCAAAATTCAACTGCGCCCTATAAATTGGTAAAGACCAACAAATTTGCATATGTTTGGACGAGTATTCTTCTCTAAAGCAAAAATATGGATAAGAAGTTTGTTGTCTTACATTATTAGATAACTGTCATTCGCCATAGGGCCATTTTGTTGGCGAATCAATCATTTGagtgtttctttattttttgattgAATCATTGTAACACATTTATACTGAGACTAATCAAGCTTTAGATGATCCTTTTATATTACAAAATCAAAACTTAAACCTTCCTCTATAGTTATACCTATATTACAAACTTAGCTTTGGCAGCTTTAATTTTTAGTCAATAGACGACCATACACTTACGTTTTTAATGAATTCCCAATAAATAGTTCTtacata
The Solanum stenotomum isolate F172 chromosome 12, ASM1918654v1, whole genome shotgun sequence DNA segment above includes these coding regions:
- the LOC125847989 gene encoding uncharacterized protein LOC125847989 — translated: MFRAMSTRRDYRGYGVLNKEDEEEASAPILGMPKLSRNRTVPAAAKFFSSSSKKVTSEDNFRASAQVKEAKKVSKIHPIFSLFETKRKKKATARPEFSRYIQYLREGGFGDVLQTTT